Proteins found in one Leishmania donovani BPK282A1 complete genome, chromosome 13 genomic segment:
- a CDS encoding phosphoprotein phosphatase-like protein, producing METSLPFAISRQAKEGGDSVGKVHVLRPACCDTSAITSGARGAIAAGKGSSNTNGDASLNVARVVTGSVEYYLTDRSPHIQGIHSPVLSTYSSNKPATNACATPSGCIGVPVPGAPQEAVPTVNSPSVPATSANGRLKVSSLLGNINTDPCHADAADSWATSNCLLKTLDNSGKGISPLLLAPGNNPQGCGAGPRLRISESSSTIADDLENDKPLLSSTGKGSGEKRFFGATPRSGEFLPLIEWLLRRGERG from the coding sequence ATGGAAACGTCTCTGCCGTTCGCCATCTCGCGTCAGGCTAAAGAGGGAGGCGACTCGGTAGGCAAAGTGCACGTCTTGCGTCCCGCGTGCTGCGACACCTCAGCCATTACCTccggcgctcgcggcgcaATCGCGGCAGGGaaaggcagcagcaacaccaaTGGCGACGCGTCTCTCAACGTCGCTCGCGTCGTGACGGGGAGCGTGGAGTACTACCTGACCGATCGTAGCCCCCACATCCAGGGCATCCATTCCCCTGTCTTGTCGACGtacagcagcaacaagccCGCGACTAacgcctgcgccacccctAGTGGCTGTATCGGGGTACCGGTGCCTGGTGCACCGCAGGAAGCTGTACCCACTGTGAACTCGCCGTCAGTGCCGGCCACCAGTGCCAACGGTCGCCTTAAGGTCTCAAGCCTCCTTGGCAACATCAACACTGATCCATGCcacgctgacgccgccgacTCGTGGGCCACCTCCAACTGCCTCCTGAAGACGTTAGACAACTCCGGCAAGGGGATTTCTCCACTCTTGCTCGCACCTGGGAACAACCCCcaaggctgcggcgccggccccCGGCTGCGAATCTCGGAGAGCTCGTCGACGATCGCTGACGACCTGGAGAACGATAAGCCGCTTCTCTCCAGCACCGGCAAAGGGAGTGGCGAGAAGCGCTTCTTCGGTGCGACGCCACGCAGCGGAGAGTTTTTGCCGCTGATcgagtggctgctgcgccgtggcgagcgcggc